A DNA window from Ostrea edulis chromosome 5, xbOstEdul1.1, whole genome shotgun sequence contains the following coding sequences:
- the LOC125651462 gene encoding oligoribonuclease, mitochondrial-like, with translation MIIRSLIHTARGTLSRAMTSLSEPSNAKQMKVCEKNNIVWVDLEMSGLDINKEHILEMACIVTDADLNILAEGPDIIIHQPNCVLDNMDEWCTRQHGKSGLTEAVRNSEIDLNTAERTMMKFIEPHIIPSSCPLAGNSIHCDKAFLQKYMPNFMKQLHYRIIDVSSIKELCRRWYPKELDCAPEKKLTHRALDDIRESIEELKYYRKNIFK, from the exons ATGATAATAAGGAGTTTGATACACACTGCTAGGGGAACCTTGTCTAGAGCAATGACTTCGCTTTCTGAACCATCTAAtgcaaaacaaatgaaagtgtgcGAAAAGAACAATATTGTGTGGGTTGATCTCGAG ATGTCTGGTCTGGATATTAACAAAGAACATATTTTGGAAATGGCATGTATTGTTACAGATGCAGACCTGAACATTCTTGCAGAG GGTCCGGATATTATCATCCATCAACCAAACTGTGTCCTGGATAACATGGATGAGTGGTGTACCAGACAACATGGGAAG TCAGGTTTAACTGAAGCTGTGAGAAACAGTGAGATAGATCTGAATACGGCAGAAAGAACAATGATGAAGTTTATAGAGCCACATATTATACCCTCCTCCTGTCCACTGGCAGGAAACAGTATTCACTGTGACAAGGCATTTCTTCAGAAGTACATGCCAAATTTTATGAAACAGCTACATTATAGAATAATAGATGTCAGCTCAATCAAAGAACTTTGCAG gaGATGGTACCCAAAAGAGCTAGATTGTGCCCCAGAGAAAAAATTGACACATAG AGCCTTGGATGATATTAGAGAAAGCATAGAGGAACTTAAGTATTAcagaaaaaacatttttaaataa